From a region of the Babylonia areolata isolate BAREFJ2019XMU chromosome 21, ASM4173473v1, whole genome shotgun sequence genome:
- the LOC143295854 gene encoding WD repeat-containing protein 20-like, whose amino-acid sequence MAAQSEGGGKDDIKTHFGTREGLYKLMPLSEYSKPTRVAYNGQANPPVKVSFVNVDDGSSSPDRLCFNVGRELYVYVYKGVRKAADLTKPVDKRIYKGTLPTCHDFNAATVSPDSVLLLVGFTAGQVQLIDPIKKEICKLYNEERLIDKTKVTCIKWIPGSHNQFLVSHGSGQMYVYNEELPCGQTPPNYQPFKQGEGFSIFTCKTKSTRNPLYRWVIGTGAINEFAFSPCSRYLAVAGQDGHLRVFNYNSMELVGTMKSYFGGLLCVCWSPDGKYIVTGGEDDLVTVWSFHEKRVVCRGHGHKSWVNVVSFDIHTCLVCDDENCEFISKDSVDTSPSLHNNIPLQANANHVSSGDSVGSSGVKNRESQSDCVQLNGSHANTNHNSTSDTRTSTTVHYTTYRFGSVGQDTELCLWELTEDIVRQPLNKTRTSTSLGSHASGGAVPRSNSLPNNSSKSNCVGNDVGFQADGPTHSVPNTVVGTTTKFATLSVADRKESQDKKEHKRNFSLASRNSDRMGLLSKSNHIKPLDDSMKLYGTPACPRLEEVPILEALVCKKVAHERLTSIVFREECIVTACQEGLVYTWARPGSIVHDGID is encoded by the exons ATGGCGGCgcagagtgagggtgggggtaaagATGACATAAAAACTCACTTTGGCACCCGCGAAGGACTGTATAAATTAATGCCTCTGTCGGAATATTCAAAACCAACAAGAGTAGCATATAATGGACAGGCCAACCCGCCTGTCAAGGTTTCTTTCGTGAATGTTGACGATGGTTCCTCCTCTCCAGACAGACTATGCTTCAATGTTGGCAGGGAACTCTACGTGTATGTTTACAAGGGTGTTCGGAAG GCTGCTGACCTAACCAAACCTGTTGACAAACGTATCTACAAGGGGACATTACCAACATGTCATGACTTCAATGCAGCAACAGTCTCCCCAGACAGTGTTCTGTTGCTTGTTGGGTTTACAGCAGGACAGGTGCAGCTCATCGATCCCATCAAAAAAGAAATCTGCAAACTCTACAATGAAGAG AGACTTATAGACAAGACGAAGGTGACTTGCATCAAATGGATTCCTGGGTCTCATAACCAGTTCCTGGTATCCCATGGCAGTGGACAGATGTATGTGTACAATGAAGAACTGCCCTGTGGTCAGACACCCCCCAACTACCAGCCCTTCAAACAAGGGGAGGGCTTCTCCATCTTCACCTGCAAAACCAAGAGTACACGTAATCCTTTGTACCGCTGGGTCATTGGTACAGGGGCCATTAACGAGTTTGCCTTCTCTCCTTGCTCCCGGTACTTAGCAGTGGCAGGACAGGATGGACATTTGAGGGTGTTCAATTACAACTCGATGGAACTAGTTGGGACCATGAAGAGTTACTTTGGaggcctgctgtgtgtgtgttggtcgccTGATGGCAAATACATTGTGACGGGAGGGGAGGATGACCTGGTCACTGTGTGGTCTTTCCATGAGAAAAGGGTGGTTTGTCGCGGACATGGACACAAATCGTGGGTCAATGTGGTGTCATTTGACATCCATACATGTTTGGTCTGTGATGATGAAAACTGTGAGTTTATCTCCAAAGATTCAGTGGACACTTCCCCTTCTTTACACAACAACATTCCATTACAGGCCAATGCAAACCATGTCAGCAGTGGTGACAGTGTAGGAAGTTCTGGGGTGAAGAACCGGGAAAGTCAGTCAGATTGTGTGCAGCTGAACGGGTCACATGCAAACACCAATCACAACTCCACGTCAGACACCAGAACATCTACCACTGTACATTACACAACATATCGCTTTGGCTCAGTGGGGCAGGACACAGAGCTGTGTTTGTGGGAGTTGACGGAAGACATTGTACGGCAGCCATTGAACAAGACTCGCACATCCACCAGCCTTGGGTCGCACGCTTCAGGTGGGGCAGTGCCCCGATCCAACAGTCTGCCCAACAACTCCTCCAAGAGCAACTGTGTAGGTAATGATGTGGGGTTCCAGGCTGATGGCCCCACCCACTCAGTGCCCAACACTGTGGTAGGCACCACCACCAAGTTTGCCACACTGTCTGTCGCTGACCGCAAGGAGAGTCAGGACAAGAAAGAGCACAAGCGCAACTTTAGCTTGGCCAGTCGCAACAGTGACCGCATGGGGTTGCTGTCCAAGTCGAACCACATCAAACCCCTGGATGATTCCATGAAACTGTATGGGACCCCCGCCTGTCCCCGACTGGAAGAAGTGCCCATACTGGAAGCACTAGTGTGCAAGAAAGTGGCCCATGAAAGACTGACGTCTATAGTGTTCCGTGAGGAGTGCATTGTCACTGCCTGTCAGGAAGGACTTGTCTACACATGGGCACGGCCAGGTAGTATA GTGCACGATGGCATTGACTGA